The Clostridiales bacterium genome includes the window GTGTGGGTCCGGTGACCCGGGCCATGCTCGTGTCCAACACCGTGGACGCCGCCGAGGCTGCCACGCGCACGCGAGGAACCTGAGATGCTCGCTACTTTGAGCGCCCGTGTTGCGCTACACAGCATCGTCCTTGCCGCTGTCGGGATATGCGTGTTTGGCGCGATCGCACCGCCAGCGCTCGGGGAGCCTGTGCCGCTTACCGGAGCGCCGATGGAGGTCCAGGTGTGGCCGGGGGGTGAGGCCGGGTACATGCTCTTCATCGTGACAGGCCGTGTCCCCGCTGACGTCGCGTTGCCCGCTGTTGTCCGGTTTCCGCTTCCGGCCAACGCGCAGGTGCTCTGGTCAGGAGAGATCCTCGGCGGTCGGCTCGAAGACGATCCGGCACGGCAGTACACGGTCGTCGAGACTCCCACTGGAAGAGCAATCGAGTTCACCGCCGAGGAGACCCGGACCGTTCAGTACGAGGCTGTCGGCTATCCCCTCGCGTTTGAGGACGGGCTGGTTACGGCGCGCTTCGAGTGGGTGCAGAGCGTGCCAGTCGACGAGGTGGTCTTTTCCGTGAGGGTCCCCGCCACAGCCGAGGTTGTGAACATCGATCCGGCACCGGCCGGACCGCCCGCGTTCAACGAGGGCGGCGATCGGCTCTACGTGCTCACCCCGCTAGCACTGCCTGAGGGAGCGCGTCAGGAGATCACTGTCGCTTACGGAGATCGGGGTGCGGACGTGTCGGGCGCGACGGGCGGCACGGTGCTCAGGTGGGTCGGACTCGCGCTCGGATTCGCGGTGGCCGCGCTCGCAGTCGTACTGATTTGGGAGAAGCGCCGCCGAGCGAATGCCTGAGGCGGCTGGCGCATCAACCGCATCCCGCCACCGATATTGCCGGCTTCTGCGACGTATGTGTAGAATCGGTCAAGTGGCCCGTACGGGCCGAGGAAAGCGCGGCAGGTTTGCCGAAGATTGCGTCACTGCGACACCGTACCACCTTGTGGGGGGTCACTGGGGACGTCATGCGGCAAGCGGTCGCACGGTGTGACCCCGTGTGGGGGTGGAAGGATGAGTACGAATGGCAGAAGGTGTCGTTAAGTGGTTCAACCCGGACAAGGGCTACGGCTTCATTTCGCGTGAGGACGGAGATGATCTGTTCGTCCACTTCAGCGAGATCGAGATGGACGGGTTCAAGACCCTTGAAGAGGGTCAGACCGTCGTCTTCGAGGTCACCACGGGGCAGAACGGCAAGCTGCAGGCGAGCAGCGTTCGCAAGGCATAATACGGCTGCAGCCATACGATGTCTTGAACGGGGACGGCTTCCATGAGGGGCCGTCCCTTCCTATGAGCGGCGGGCTGGAGGGTGCGGGGTGACAGAGGTCTTCATCGTCGCTGCGGCGCTCGTAGCGCTTGCTGAGCTCGGTGACAAGACCCAGGTGCTCTCGCTCGTGCTCGCGTCGAGGTATCCCTCTCGCTGGGTATTCGCCGGGGTTCTTGTGGCTATTCTTGCACTCCAGGCGCTCGCGGTCATGGCGGGCGGTCTCATCGGCACTGTGTTGCCTCGAGCGCCGCTCGCCGTGGTGACGGTCGCGCTGTTCATCGTGTTCGGGGTGTGGTCGCTTCTCGATGCGGGGAGGGACGGGGACGAAGGCGAAGGCGAGGTTGCGCTCGCGCGGCGGGGTGCCATGCCGGTCGTCGCACTCGTCGCGGGGGCGTTTTTCATGGCCGAGCTGGGAGACAAGACGCAGATGCTGACGCTCGCGATCGCAGCGGATCCGGCTGCCGCGGGAAGGACGCTTTCGCTCGTGGGCGCGACGCCGGACCTTCCCGAGGGCGGCCTCGCGACGTACCTCGCCGTCTGGCTTGGTTCTACGGC containing:
- a CDS encoding cold-shock protein encodes the protein MAEGVVKWFNPDKGYGFISREDGDDLFVHFSEIEMDGFKTLEEGQTVVFEVTTGQNGKLQASSVRKA
- a CDS encoding TMEM165/GDT1 family protein encodes the protein MTEVFIVAAALVALAELGDKTQVLSLVLASRYPSRWVFAGVLVAILALQALAVMAGGLIGTVLPRAPLAVVTVALFIVFGVWSLLDAGRDGDEGEGEVALARRGAMPVVALVAGAFFMAELGDKTQMLTLAIAADPAAAGRTLSLVGATPDLPEGGLATYLAVWLGSTAGMIAVNGAAIMLGSVLGARLPRPIVARVSGVAFIVFGVLIGAAHLLS